One stretch of Excalfactoria chinensis isolate bCotChi1 chromosome 2, bCotChi1.hap2, whole genome shotgun sequence DNA includes these proteins:
- the GCM2 gene encoding chorion-specific transcription factor GCMb has translation MKLTWDINDPKLPQEPEHFDAFQEWPDGYVRLIYSSEEKNAQRHLSGWAMRNTNNHNCQILKKSCLGVVVCAGSCALPGGARLQLRPAICDKARQKQQKKACPNCNAALQLIPCRGHSGYPVTNFWRLDGKAIFFQAKGVHDHPRPESKLEAEARRSAIKKQMLSSQNSQKKRLLNSEAGRYHDSSGYVSNMQNLPSIDVPERVSIITDTSFSIPAQSYPLPQNTDLYKMSYDSASFQEDQLLPYQKYPNPRIYMPRPCSYEFGVPPFISSSPYPTCCKDPANPPLDADPISLNGSHYNSLTSIDKSFEHTGRHYGLKPIWGKSGSGDRSDCGQVQTSTNHPFYGGEYSGKYGPSPSPMAPPLQTVITTTTKVSYQAYKPSMLKYTDNLCDMKNLQSYTHVAENVSGTIYSGMKIQEDFGMIKSALLYQHDPITTKSEPVENMEAYRFGLPIGNSYADHEGQALRYESAEY, from the exons ATGAAGCTTACCTGGGATATCAACGACCCCAAGCTGCCGCAG GAACCCGAGCACTTCGATGCCTTCCAGGAGTGGCCGGACGGCTATGTGCGCCTCATCTACTCCAGCGAGGAGAAGAATGCTCAGAGGCACCTGAGCGGCTGGGCCATGCGCAACACCAACAACCACAACTGCCAGATCCTGAAGAAGTCCTGCCTTGGCGTGGTGGTGTGCGCGGGGAGCTGTGCCCTGCCCGGTGgtgccaggctgcagctgcGGCCTGCCATCTGTGACAAGGCGCGGCAGAAGCAGCAAA AGAAAGCCTGTCCAAACTGCAACGCAGCCCTTCAGCTCATCCCTTGCCGTGGGCACAGTGGCTATCCTGTCACCAACTTCTGGAGGCTTGATGgcaaagcaatatttttccaG GCCAAAGGAGTCCATGATCACCCTAGACCAGAGAGTAAATTGGAGGCAGAGGCAAGACGAAGTGCAATTAAGAAGCAAATGTTGTCTTCTCAGAATTCCCAGAAAAAGAGGCTTCTGAACTCAGAG GCTGGAAGATACCATGATAGCAGTGGCTATGTCAGTAACATGCAAAATCTGCCCTCCATAGATGTGCCAGAAAGAGTCAGCATCATCACAGACACCAGTTTTTCAATTCCAGCTCAGTCTTACCCTTTGCCGCAAAATACTGACCTCTACAAGATGTCTTATGACTCGGCCAGCTTCCAAGAGGACCAGCTGTTGCCATACCAGAAGTACCCCAATCCTAGGATCTACATGCCCAGGCCATGTAGTTATGAGTTTGGAGTTCCTCCCTTCATTAGCTCCAGCCCTTACCCAACATGTTGTAAAGATCCAGCAAATCCTCCTCTCGATGCTGACCCTATCAGTTTGAATGGATCTCACTATAATTCCTTGACTAGCATTGACAAGAGCTTTGAACATACTGGTAGGCATTATGGACTGAAACCAATCTGGGGGAAATCTGGCAGTGGTGACAGGAGCGACTGTGGTCAGGTGCAAACAAGCACTAACCACCCTTTTTATGGTGGTGAGTACTCTGGAAAATATGGTCCCAGTCCATCTCCCATGGCCCCACCACTACAGACTGTCATCACAACCACCACAAAGGTGTCCTACCAGGCCTACAAGCCATCCATGCTGAAATACACCGACAACCTCTGTGACATGAAAAACCTTCAGAGCTATACACATGTGGCTGAAAATGTCTCAGGCACTATCTATTCAGGGATGAAGATTCAGGAAGACTTTGGGATGATCAAGTCGGCACTGCTCTACCAGCATGACCCAATCACCACAAAGTCAGAACCAGTTGAGAACATGGAGGCCTATCGGTTTGGGTTACCAATAGGGAACAGCTATGCTGATCATGAAGGTCAAGCCTTAAGGTATGAGAGTGCTGAATATTGA